AGAGGAGGCTTCCATGAGTAAATTTAGCAATATTTTTAGTCAGATTCTACAATTATTTTCAAAGGTTGAGTTTTATAGGTATGTTGATGAGACAGGGTCAGAGAAGGGGGCAAAAGGGTTTAGTTGCTGGAAGCAGTTTGTTGGGA
Above is a genomic segment from Candidatus Schekmanbacteria bacterium containing:
- a CDS encoding DUF4372 domain-containing protein, whose product is MSKFSNIFSQILQLFSKVEFYRYVDETGSEKGAKGFSCWKQFVG